Proteins from one Triticum aestivum cultivar Chinese Spring chromosome 7A, IWGSC CS RefSeq v2.1, whole genome shotgun sequence genomic window:
- the LOC123146890 gene encoding serine/threonine-protein kinase PksC-like → MGSRYEVEVTVGAARDLKNVNWRNGDLKPYAVLWVDAGARCSTRVDLDNNENPAWDEKVVVPLPPASRLQDAVLYLDVVHANAAEGVKPLVGSARLPLRDVVDDAGVGAKASRNLKLKRPSGRPQGKLDVRVAVKEPARYYESNPGAYPAPAGYGSSRDAYGGGYGAGAGAYGAAAAAGGYGAYAAAAPPSAGYPGYGSTAPAPLAAAPYGSAPPPYGAAPPTQGAGAYGSSAPAYSAAQPAPAAGYGTTGVALDQSGGKKKKGMGMAGGLAVGAAAGVLGGLALAGGASYVEHKIEDRVTERVEEDMYGGDY, encoded by the coding sequence ATGGGTTCGCGGTACGAGGTGGAGGTGACCGTGGGCGCGGCCCGGGACCTGAAGAACGTCAACTGGCGCAACGGCGACCTCAAGCCCTACGCCGTGCTCTGGGTCGACGCCGGCGCCCGCTGCTCCACCCGCGTCGACCTGGACAACAACGAGAACCCCGCCTGGGACGAGAAGGTCGTCGTCCCGCTGCCCCCCGCCAGCCGCCTCCAGGACGCCGTGCTCTACCTCGACGTCGTCCACGCCAACGCCGCCGAGGGCGTCAAGCCGCTCGTCGGCTCCGCCCGGCTCCCGCTCCGCGACGTCGTCGACGACGCCGGCGTCGGGGCCAAGGCGTCCAGGAACCTGAAGCTGAAGCGGCCGTCCGGTAGGCCCCAGGGGAAGCTTGACGTCCGCGTCGCCGTGAAGGAGCCGGCGAGGTACTACGAGTCCAACCCTGGCGCCTACCCGGCGCCCGCGGGGTACGGCTCCTCCCGTGATGCCTATGGTGGTGGGTACGGCGCTGGTGCGGGCGCGTACGGCGCCGCGGCGGCAGCTGGAGGCTACGGCGCGTACGCCGCGGCGGCGCCTCCGTCAGCTGGGTACCCCGGCTACGGCTCCACCGCGCCGGCTCCCCTGGCCGCAGCACCGTACGGCTCTGCTCCACCGCCCTACGGCGCCGCACCGCCGACACAGGGAGCAGGCGCGTACGGCTCCTCTGCTCCGGCTTACAGCGCCGCGCAGCCAGCTCCGGCGGCGGGGTACGGCACGACGGGGGTGGCCCTGGACCAGAGCggcgggaagaagaagaaggggatggGCATGGCTGGCGGGCTGGcggtgggcgcggcggcgggcgtgcTTGGCGGGCTGGCGCTGGCGGGTGGGGCGAGCTACGTGGAGCACAAGATCGAGGACCGCGTGACGGAGCGCGTGGAGGAGGACATGTACGGCGGCGACTACTAG